GTCGTTCTTGGTCTGTTTCACATAGTTTTaagtagttttttaaaaaattagagaaGTTTTATTAAATAGTAGATTTCAGCTTTTAGTTAATTGAGTGTAATCTGTATGAGTGATTAtttaaaatgaactaaaagttatAAAACTAAAAATACAATTTCTCCTGATTCACTTTTCATACCGAATCACtttctctatatattttattttcgagaatcactttaaaaaaaattaaatcagaaaGAGCTATCCTTACCCGATCAATTATGATGTGAAGTCAACCGGTTGTTGCTATGTACTGCTCAGGGCCGTCTCTTGGAATTTAAGTTCTTTGTGCGAAATACAAAATGAGCTctaaaattggaaaaaaaaaacgtctCTCTGTTTTATAAATCAAACAACACTAataatttaaataatatatGAATTCTAAACTTAGCaagataaaaaaagattaaaagaaaagaagatcgAACTTGCATAAAACGTGCCGTGAGAGACGATGCATGCATGTGTCCTGTCGCCGTGTATCACGTATTTGCGACTTTGAAAAAACCGCAGCCCGCGAGCAAGACCCCCGTCCTCAACCTGATGACGGCAGCGCCTAGCGGCCGGGCCCAGAGATGTCGTGCAAGGTGTCGGTCAGAGTGCTATTCCCCTGAGCGACAGCAAAATCCGCTGGAGGATGTGTCTCGTACTCACGTCAGCAGGGGCGGCGGCATGATAAAGACGTAGGCACGCAACCACACAGGGTGCTCAACCTGAGAGACGAACAGGCAAGCAGAACACGGAACATGATCGAAAATTAATAAGAACAGGTACTAGCGGAAGTGAAACAGACCATAGGTCATAGGTCACGATCGaaaattaagtatatatttaattaaattaattaGAATTTAGGATCTAATTATTTAAAGCCCTGTGCGACCGCCTATCTTATCCCTGCCACTCGACGGGCCTGTACTGCTTGGTCCATGTACGTACACAGATCAACATCGAACAATACCCAAGCATCAAGATCGATAGTTAAAGTGTCGCCAAAAAATCGTGCCAACACAATGTTTCTTCAGGCAGCTGCGGGTCGCAGGGGACCAAGGGCATTAACCAGAGCAAGCTGGCGGACCTGCTCAGCGGCTCCGAGTACGTTCCGACGGTACGAGGACATTGGATGCTTCATCCGAGACGTCCCTTCTGAGTAAGTCCTATGGCGCAATATCAGCCGTGGACCATTCATGTGTGATTGCGACCTACATAGTGAATGGTCAGGCGTTCTGTTTTTTCGattttctagcatttctttatttttacttaGCGTGTCTCATCTAAAGGTTACTGTAGAGCTAGCTCATGAAGAAACCTCCGATTAGTAGATTTATGATATGTTATGTGCTAGATAATATCAAACATGTAAAGTTGGTGACTCCTATAAAGTTGTTAATATCTATTTAGCAGAATTCTTAAAGTAGCTTTTTAGCTAGAATTAGGAGAGCTCTATTAAACAGTAGCTTTTAGCTTTTAACTTTCTGAGTAGAATTTGTgcgagtgattctctgaaatgaattagaagctgACGAGCTGAAAAAAATAGATTCACCTAATTCACTTTTCGTACAGAATTACTTCCTCCATATaatttattctagagaatcactttcggTTACAGAATCACTATCTTAAAAAATCACTTtctataaaaatttaaataaaaaaaaactctactaACAGCCGCTTAGACTGTTATTCTGTTAGCGTGCAGCTAGCGTACATGCCCcgctctccctctttctctggTCTGTAACAGCGCAgtgcctatatatatacacacacaacaAACCCCAAAGAGGATTATTACGTTCTGGCAAAACATCTTCTTCCTACGTTCTTTTAATACGATGGTGTATTTTGGAGGAACACTGATTATATGTTCTCAAACTGATGAGtttttaacaaaatattttaaattgatGAACATTTGATTATATGTCTCACAAAGACTAGTTTgtaataaaattttattttagatattgCAATTAGATCTAGGTAAATCAAATGACTCTTTCGCCTCCTGCTGTCCTATCTCTTCAACGCTTTGCCCTACTGTTTGACTCTTTCATTTGGCCGCCAGTGACTCCTCCGCCCCGGCGAGCTCAACCCGTCGGCCGGTCGCCATCTCACCCATGTCGTCCGCGTTGTTGCGTGTGTACTCGATGAAAGGGTTTCTGCCTTGGGATCCTTTCGCCCGTACTTGCTGGTGGGCTCGCTGAACTCAAACACGAGTAGGATTAATCGATTGTTTGATTGGATCCTTCTATTTAGCTTCGTGTTGGATGGTTGAGTCGCTGCTGCTTTAGTCTAACTTGCTAGTTCTTGTTGGAAAGCAAGAAGTGCATTCTTATATATCCGTGCGTGTACCTTTGTTGATTTGATTCGTATAGTGGTCAGCTCAAAATGTCTGGTTCATACATTTGTGTTTATTACTTGCTAGATTTGCCCTTTTTCTGTATTGTATGGAAGAACAATTGTACTATTTCATTCTGATAGGTAACATCGACCTGTGAGGAGATTGAGAAGGAGATTCAGAGGGCTTGAGGAGATTAAAAATGGAATGATCTGTGATAGAGCAGAGCACAAACCTAATGGAGAAACAAAAGAACAGGCCTGAAACGGCGCACTGCATTGCTGCCAACCAGACCATTCCATCCATACTAATGCTAATGCTGCCAAACAGATATGAATTAGGATCTTTTATTTGTGAAGGGTAAACTTGTTTATTTATAGggttatttgctctctatttgtaaaaaaaaccctataaatatatcatcAAACTATAGAATCAACTTTGATATATAATTAAAGGTTCATCAACTTAAAACGTTTTATCAAAAGCTCACCAATTTCGGAACAAATAGTCAATTTTCCCTTCATATTTCGGATCCAGAAACGAAGTAGTGGAGCATGATGAAAACAATCAATGATGAAAACTATAATTCATTGATCTGAACACCTCATCGATCTTTTCTCCTACAAAACCCATTACAACCAGCGCTACTGACACAATCCTTATTcgatacacatgatttttttcgGGCGACAACGCTAACATAGTTTAAAACTGTAAGCGGTCGGATAGTCACATACCCTGCAAACTAAGTCTCAGCTGGAGTGGAGTCGCCATCAAGACACCTCCAATAGTTATAAATATTAGAGCATATTTCTTTAAATTTATGTAAGTCTCGTCTTTTCAATTTCTCTAACTTGCTTGTGCTAGAGAAGAGAGATGTTAAGGTAGAACTTGCTTCATGATTAGAACTGTATCTTAATATATCTTGATAGATACTTTAAACACAAACTGTATCTTAATAAATCTTGATAGATAGCTTTAAACACAAAGCTTGAGAAGCATGGTCTAACAGTTAGAACTAGCTCTTACTGTTGGAGCTGCCATCGGTGGTGTAAGATCTAAGTTTATGTATGAATTCGTCGATGTACCTCTCATGAAGTTCCTCATCGGCTACAATCTCTTGCACCTTGAGGGCATTTGCTACAAAGACCCCCCTGGCTTCTTCCTCCAGCATGACTGCTCGGACTGCGCTCGCGACGCCATCGCGGTCGAATGACCCGTCGTTCTCATCTCTTTTCACCTGCAATCCTACCTTCTTCCCCTCCATTTGGCGTGCATTCGGTCCTTGGTCCCCGAAGATCGGCAGCATGATCAGAGGGTGCCCAAACAGAAGCCCTTCGATAAGTGAGTTCCGCCCGCAGTGCGTCAAGAACGCGCCCACGGCGCCGTGCGCCAGTATGCTGATCTGAGGAACCCACCCCATGGTCACGAACCCATGGCCGTGGGTGCGCTCTTGGAAACCGGGAGGAAGTATGTCCGTGTCGGGGACGCCGCCGGGCTTCCTCAGAGCCCAGAGGAAGCGTGTCCCGGCGAGCTCCAGGCCGAGAGCCAGCTCGTGCACCTGCTCCATGCGCAGCGGCACCTCGCTCCCCAGCGCGATGTACACGACCGACTTCGGCGGCTGCGCGTCCAGCCAGCGCACGGTGGCGTCCTCTCCGCCCATGCTGGCGCCACGGCCTCCGTCAGGTGACGGCGGTAGAAGGCCGAGGGGGACAAGCGGCTTGCCGAGGATTGCCGCCACCAGCGGGAAGGACTCGGGCTCCCACTCGAGGCAGCTCCGCATGGCCGTCAGCGTGCACCTCTCGAGTGTCAAGGAGTAGCGCTGGGCTATGGACATACCCTGCGCGCAATGGTTGGTGTGTACCCGTGCCATCTGCTCCAACTCGTAACGGGGCACAGCCGCCGGTCGTTCTTCTACAGAGGGCTCCGACGACCGGCTGGCCACGGCAGCGAGCAAAGCAGCGGTCGGGAGAAGCATCGCGCATGGCACCTAGTGAGAAGCCCAGCTGGATTTGAGATATGGAACCAAGCAACTAGTTTTGCAAGACGTACGGCGATAAGCAATTTGGCTTTCGTTTATTGGAACCTTATgctcgacggcggcggtggcgacccAGTGGTGGAAGCTGTCGACGATGATCCAGTCAGGCCTCCTGCCGTCGTCAGCGCACGCGGCGCCCAAGAACTCCGCGAAGGGCGCGGCGAGGCCGTCGAAGGCCTTAAATAGGAGCACGAACTTGTCGCTGGCAACGTTGTTGGTGGACTCAGCGCCGTCGGGGAGACCGTCGACGTGCGGGAGCGTTAGCGCCACGAGGTCGACGCGCGGCGCCGCGGCGGGGCGCAACGGCGGGAGGCGGGCGATGTTGCGCGGCGTGGAGACGAAGGACACGCGGTGGCCCCGCGACGCCAGGCGCTCGGCGAGCTCAAGGTACGGGTGCAGGTGGCCGAACGCGAGCCACGGGAAAATGACAATGCGCAGCGGCGGCGAGGATGAGGACCCGGCGTCCATGGCGGAGGAGCTCGACTTGCCGGTGCTCTGCTCACACGAGCGGGTCGAATCGATACTGTATCTTGCACGGCAATTTTTGTTATATATGGGATGTGATGTGCCATAGATAAGTACGGAAGTCAAACTTTTGTGCATGAAGAAAAATTAAGCTTTGGTTAGTCCATAttgatactttaaaaattcatctattataatattttctaatattattataatattttttattttttcatctttattaactattttatttatttttattacttTCCATCTCTTTTTAAGATCTACGGTCATTCACCGTCACTTCGCCGTACAGTAATATAGCCTCTTCTCGCTGATCGCAAATTTGCAGGCATTAGGGCGTCTCCAGCATGTGCCGCAAATTCCTGTGCCCGTATCATTGTACGTACTTTTGCCAATCGTCCACACCGGCGGAGAGCTCCAACAGATATTTTTTCCACTGCTACAGGGATACGACTGGCTATTCTGTAGTACCAGAGTGCCTCAAATTTGCTGATACTCTCTCTTAGCCGCAACACTGTTCATAGCAGATGACTGTGGGTTTAAAGGGAGGtgaagagtaatagaaggtagaaaataagataattgctggagataaaaaaaatagataatactgtaatagtattagaaaatagtataataatattaaaaagataaaattttaAGTATCACCGCGCCGCTTGATAATCTCAATCTCTTTCCGATATCACTGTGCCGCTTGATACGGTTGCCGCTGTAGTGATTTGCAGACGACGTGGAGCGGCAAAAGGCGTGTGGACAAGGATACCCGGCCGGCAAAAGAGACAGGTTGTATGTATCACAATTCAATTCTAACCTTTTGTGTTCTTGAAGAGTGACCAAACCAAACTTTAGCTAGTTGCCATTCATTCAACCAAACCAAACTCAAGTCAATATTCCTATTCTGTTGGCCTGGAAACCGCAGGCCAAAGTTCGTGAAAAACGATACCACCTTCCATTCCAACGCTTGTCTTTTGCCAACCTCGCACCTTTATGTACTACTAGGCTAATACAAATGGTcacaaaaatatgaataatgCAAGTTCTCAACAACGGGTAGTCAGGATTCTGAGAGATGGAACGAGCAAGGAGGAAGTCTGAATTATATCCACGAAACGGGCAGTACAGATTTCTGACTCCATCTGAACGTATTGACCATCAACTTAGGTAGTGTTTTGGTTGCCTCAATGAAATTGAACATGTATGGAATTATTTATCTGGACGAGATAGTACAAATAGTATGTTTAGTTATAAAGATCATATCTGATTGGATGAATGTGTCTAGCTATAGTAATCTCTCCTTAGAGATGATAATTTTACCTCAATCTATTGTAAAAATGGTGTTTTTATACTTGAATctttttctcatgtaattttcACACAAGAGTGGATGCATTTGATAAGAGGAAAACAAATAAAGCAAGATAGAGGTTCATAATGCTCTAGACTATCACGACCTTAATGTTTTGGTTGGTATATTAAATTATGCTAAACATATTTCCCTTTGGGGATCTTGTGTTCCTTGCAAGGATGACAATGACTTTTTCAAATGCTCCAACAATATACAGCAAGAAAAACAATGAAAGCTTGAAGAATCTTGCTTTTTTTGGTTCTTCAATTAAGTTCTAAGTATTTTGGCAGCAAGTTTGTGGATATAAGTTCGTAAAATATGATAAGTGTTAATACTCTGGGCTCTCTCTTGAAAAGAAAGCTGTCCTACCTTAACATTACATAAGTAAAACAGAGAACTATGGATACATATTATGAGTTTATTCTTGCCTACGTGGTTGAATAATCAATGTCCAGAGAAAACTCATGCGTGCACCAAGCACTAACGCCACAAAACCTAAGAAGTTAAAAAGAGTGGACCATGCATATAAATCATTTGCTGAAGAAGAAAACATTCGTAACATATCGTGTTTTGCAGGAAACCCAGGAGGAATTCATACAAGTTCTAGGTGGCAATTAGCAACTTATACAACAAGCACTACAGGTTTTAATGCAATACAGCAATTATACAACgaattaataatattatgcGGTTCATGATTCACATGTTTGGGTGTGTACAATGCTCGGCTAACTGGCTCTAGTTAAGTTATTATGAATCAAGATGCACGGTGCACTGCTTTGGTTTGTGCTCCACGCTCAATTCAATCAATTTGTTGTCCTCCGGTGGCTGAAAGAAATACATGAGTTAGACGATGACCTGCTAAAATGACTAGGCGACGCAGCTATGAAAGATGGGAGTTTACCTGATGCTTAACAAACTGCGAGAGCTGAACCCGTTTCGAACCATCTGCTAGCCGCTTGCATGGAAGACATGGTTCAGCTGCAGCGAACTCATTCAGAACCTGGCAAAAAATTTGGCAATACATTCAAAAAAGAAAGACGAAGGGATAATGCCCTATCCATTTTCTTTGCCTAATGAAAAGACAGCTCAACTGAAAATccgataaaaaataatttgggCAAGTTTATTAATTGTCAGTTAATTTGGGGGATGCAATGAATAGGAGTCCTCTCTTTCTTTAGCAGTCTGCATTGTAATTATTAGCTGACCACTTTAGCTACTTGGCTCTTTGTTTCAGTTTTGAAATTATTGAACCAAATTATAATCTGGTTCAAGTTTCTGATTCTGTATAATAAGTCACAACAAATTTCAAACTATAAACTACCAATTGTTGGCTACCAGCAATATTATGCTCTCTTAAAAGATTAGAGCTGGGTAACAGCATCTTCTATGGCCTTCATTTCAGTCTACCACAAAAGGCTTTTCCATCTATAACTGCTCAACTTGAAACTTTTAAGGGGCAATCAATAAAAAAGAAACCAAAATTTTACTTTTCAAGTTTAAGAATTCAACAAAGTATATACCAGCAGTAATGTCCACATCCATGGATGGCAGAGCCACCTCATCACAAGTGTAGCTTGCCCTGAGGTGACTCGTGGCCACGCACAGACATCAGATTGAAAGACGGCAATGCCTGGGTGATGACAATAAGTCACAAAAGGTAGATAGCATCACTTACGGTATATCGAAGCATCAAGCACAAACCAAACAGGAGAAATAACTCAAAAACCTTCAGGATAATGATTAGtgctgctagggttagggtgTACAGGTGGTGCTCTATTACAACTTGTCTATCCAGGATGTGGGTTGTTGAGCATATGCCCTGTATAGTTAAGAGGGCCTGGAACTGAGTCAATGACGTATATGAATGTGTTTTTTAGGGGGAGTGGCATAACCGCTTCCAGTGTGTTGAGAGAATTAAGTTACATCAGTACACACTACATGGGACACCACTGTTACAATGTACAGGAACCAATGCCAATTGAATGGTTTCTAAGCTATGGAATGCCTATAGCAAATATAGCCTGGTACACCTTCATCTCCAATGCTGCTCACTCCATGCTAGACCCCCCAGTTCATATAAATTGCTTGATTAGGCTTTGTGACTTGCAGGTTATCAGTGTCTGGAGGGCAAAAACAAGCCAAAATCAATTAGTTTTCCCACCAAATTAGAAATGAGGCACCAATTTTTACCAATTGCAAATCAAACTTTTACGTTAGTTCAATCCACTTTTGTTTTATTTGGCTCACCCTGATTCTGCACATGCCTAATTTGTTCGATATGCCAGCCACACTGGTGATGAACATCGTTGGACTAAAGTAGTTAATTCTGCAAAGGAAAATATTTTCCACTTCCTGTTTGCTAGTAGAGCGAATGATTTGCTGCCTAGCAAGTAGCGACTAAAACATGCTCATCCAATAACATTGAATCTTTTGGCTTGTACACTACTAACCAGTAAGTTACAAAATAAAGCTTTAGCCAATAGGAAGATCCAGTTGGGCATGAGAAATCAGAAGCAGGCTCATTAAATTAGTACTCTATTTCTAAATACTAACATATTTGATCAAAACTTCTGTTCACAAACATTTCACACTTCACTACTCCCAAGGCATGTTTTCCCAAAACATACTCTTAGCACACCACCCtcaacactttttcacctcatTGTTTGTGCTTGAGAATTGAGATACTATTAAGAGGCATTATTGGTCACATTTTCTCAAGAAAATGATTGCCGATTTAAGCATGTTTGGTCAACAGTGTcgattatttgaaaacaaagCGAATACCTGATTTCTGATTGCCCCAATCAACATATCTTGGCATCCAGATGCATGGACATTCTTCAAATTTGGGCACTGGAGAAGCAGACGTTCTGTGGCAAGCAATTATGATTGTTAACATTAACAACTATTTTACCTACTTGACAACCTGAACAAAAAATGAAAGGACGTGATACCTGGATGTAGATTTgtgcaagagttgagattgagATCATTTAATTCTGGACAATTTACATATAGAGCCTGTCATATGTGAAATTAGCTACAAGACTGTAAATAAGTAATAGGATGTATCAATGCTGATGAAATTTCAAGGCTTACATCTATCGATGAACAACCCCATAGACTGAGTTTCTTCAAATTACCATGCTTTATAATAAGCTTTTGGTGAATAGGTTGCTTTTTTGGGGTGGATGATTTTCGAATAAATCTAATGCCTCCATTGATTTCACCAAAATATGGCCCCTCTTTTTCATTCTTAAAATTAGCGCATAGGCTCATTCCACAGTCCATGAGTTGAAGATGTGGCAACTGTGCTGTGGCTAACTGGATCCCACCTAGAAAATCACATAAAGAATGGTTCTTACATTGGGGGAACGTGAATGGTGACCAGTGAATCCATTTTCAGTGGGGCGGGACTAATATACCATGGAAAGAAATATGGGGCTTACGTGTGGTCACATTCGAACAAAGAGCAAGGAGCAGCCTTGATAAAGTATGAGGGAACGCCTTACAGATCATCCCGACACCATTATCACTGATGCTAGATCTGGAGTATGATTAAAACGAGCAATTACATCAGCTAATTAAAAGTAACTTTCTGATGGGCAATAAACAGCAGCTTTTTTAATCGATAATTTAATTTTACTTACAAAGAGATGAAATGGAGCTTACCCACTTAAATCAAGCAACTCCAAGCTTGTGCACGATCGAACAATAGATGCAACAGCTGCATCTGTTATATTTGAACCTAGAATCAAGGATAACATACACAATCCCCTGATGAAGCAGTAATGAGATTGAAATTAGAAAGTTGAAATAATACGAAATTAGAAAGTTGAAATAATACATCAAAGAGATGATTGGATAATTGAAATAATACGAAACTACAATATTGATGAGACTACCATGTTATAACTAAAAGATCTGGCAAGATTACATCAAAGAGATGGTTGGATATAAAGACCGGGACAGAAAGATACCTGAGCTTAGCACTCTCTAGAGCAAATACAGCTTCATTGGATAATTGACTTGATGATATGTGCATATTTTTCAAGTTAGGGCATGTTCGCCCCAGGCCATCCATCAAAGTAACCATATCAGTACAATCATTACTTTGTTGTGCGAAGCACAGTGAGAGCTCACTCATGCTAGGACAGTTCATGACCTGTAAGAAATGAGTCCAATGAATTAATCCAGAAAATAAATTTGCTATCACGGTGAATAGTACTAGAACACAGTATTACCGATTTTGAAAGGGAACAAAGATCTGACAGCCAAAGAATTGAAAGGCTTGAAGAGCTTAGATTAAGAAAATCCAAATTAGAGCAACCACCAATTTTGAGGACTGAGAGAGAACACTTCTCTGAAACAAAACAACTTAGGTCCTCTCTGTGCACAAAATAAAATCATCTTAGCTTATATAGGTGCTGAAAGTTCAAAATAAAATTAGCATTACCTGATATAGTTCGCAAATATAATTATTTACAAATCAACATATATTTCAAGATGACTTGTCCAGCAGGATAACCATAACTAGACTGATTTATGCAAGCAACACATAGCATGGCAATTGACAAATAACTAACACAATGActtcaaaaatgagagcaacTAATCGCACTGCACAAGTAAATTtgtaaatgactttaaataTTTGTACAACCTCTGCTTCACAGTAATTGAATGTTTAAGAACATTGATCTTATCTCGCAATTTTAGTTGGGGAGCTAGCGTTGCAAATGAGGAAGACATCTGTAGTGCTAGTCATTTAAATTACAACCAAGAATAACATACCCAGTCATCCTGTTGACTGCATTGGCAGCCATGGTAATCTCGAGAGTTTTTAAACTTGGGCaagaaaatgcaagacatgCCAGCGTAGTGGAATCAACATCACTGCAGCAAACATAAAAGAACAAGATACATGTTAAAAGTACTAGTTTTCTCAGTAAAGAAACATACACCGGAGGACTAAAGTTAGATTAACTATCTCCACTATGATCAGATTAAAATAACCTAAGATTATTGTTTATCCTCTTTGGCGTCAACTTAAGTGCATCAGAGAATTCCATTGTATATAAGATTCACATCAGATCATTTTGatttagaaacaaaaaaaggcAAGCTAAATACCGTAAGTGCAAGACTGGATCtgcatttgttagcctatttgAAAATAATGCAAAGCGAAATCTTTTTGGGACAAAGAAGTATTACAAGAAGAATGGACCTATTTGCTGGTAATCACACAGCGTATCCAACGAAAAAATACTTACAAGTAAAATACGAAAAAGACTAACCAAATGTGAAAAAGGAATAACTATCATAACTTGAAGAGGCCTGTCCACAGAACATGAGCAATCTTATCAGTTATCACCAACAAGGCTCTTCTTAATATTTTTCACATGTAATTCTGCTTTGCAATTTGCAATTAAATTATGTTACATATGATCCTATACCAGAAAATCACCAATTTGACCACAAGTGCAGATTGTGGGTCTCAAAACTGCAGCATTAATCAGAGAAGGCATGATGTTTTAGAAACATAAGTTTCATCAATAACATTTTAGCAACAAAGAAAAACTGAAACGAAGCCATTTTTATTGGATTTGCAAACAGATGTGTGTTTCTTCTATACATATCAATCTAGCAAGCACCTTAGTACCTTACTTATAGCCACCGAGCAGCAACTATAAGCCTAAATTTGGTGTCCACACACAAATTATCATACAAACTGAGTAGGTACTTCTAGAACCAAATTCCAGTGCTTTTAATATTACTACACCAGTTTGGAGTTGTATGTTTAAAATCACAGGATCACAGCAAAGGATAAGCCGCACTTTTGTAATGCTCAAAAGTGGCACATTTTATTCTGACATTgatatatttatgcatattgtatcaTCATAGACTAACGACCCAATAGATATGTGAACCCAATACACTCATATCAACCTAAAGCACTAATGAAAGGTCTGCATATAGATCTTGCAGCATCACCAAATGATTATCCAATACAGACAGACATCTCCACACCCATTTCTTAACAACCATCCCCGCATGAATCTGGTCTTGCCACACCGACCCCACCAAAGTTCAAATACAACCTGGCGCACCAAGATCTGATCTCCTCACAGGAAAACATAGTTCACATACCTAAAATACGGCAAGCAGACAGCATTTCCCCTATAGCTCCATAATCATATATAGAATGCAATCCGACATATTTGTTGATTGTGCCACAACCATTGAGCAAACTTGCTACACCATTATCAGACCAGACATAGATTTCCCGTATTTACCCTGCCCTCTTGTCCTGACCCGCCAATTAGAGATAAGACTATCAGATCAGACATCCGTCTTACTTGGGAAGTCACCAAGAAATATCACCTTTTTCCACATTTCAGTGGTTTATGTTGTAGCTTTTAACCAGAATTTAAGTACAGTAAGCAGAAATCATGCGCAGCACCGTCCCTCCACATCGTATCAGCCAAGCAGCCGCCGATCAAAGATCCGCCCATCGATCTCGCGGCGGCTTGCTCAGATCGCGTTAAAAATTGCACCGTTCTGGACGAGATTCGTTCGGATTCGCCCGGCCTACCGGGGTTCCTCACCTTTCCATTCGGAGAGAGAGGCGCGAGAGCACGGGGCACCGTGGGAGCAGCGCGCCGACTAGCCCGACGCCCGCGGCGCGGAGGCGGAGCTCCTCCGTTGCTCGCCAGACCCGGTCCGCGCACTCGCGCCAGCCGCGACTGACCCCCGCGGCGGCCATGACCCCCCTGGGCCCGAGCCGCCGCAGCACCTCCGCCATGACCTCCCTCGGCACCGACCGCCCGCCCACCTCCATCGCCTCCCCATCCTCCTCCAGCTCCCCCTCGCCGCCTTCCATCTCCACGTCCCCATCCCCCTCCTCCACCTTCGGCTTCTTCTCCGGCGAGGACGGCGTCCCCGCATCGTCGAAGGAGAGGGCGCGGCGAAGCCTctgctccccgccgccgccgacgctgGCGGCCCCGGAGGAATAGGATGGGGACGGGCTAGGGACGGCGCCGGGCCCCGCGGCAGGGACGGGGCCGACGCAGACGTGGCCCTTCTTGGGCTGGCCGCATCGGCCGCAGTTGTAGCTGCCCCGCGTCTtgggccgcggcggcggcggcggcggcttgggCAGCGACGCCATGGGGTCGGTCATCAGGTGGGGGGCTTAGGGTTTGGGTGCGGTTAGGTCAGGAGATGGAGAAATAGCGGGAGGCCGCGCGGGAGATTGGGTAGGGGTTGGCGCCATTTTTCAGGGGCACGAGGAGACCGGGCCGGGCGGATGGGGGAcgaccggaggaggaggccgctcCCAGCCCCAGGATTGGGCTTGGTTTTACCCAGCGCCGCGCCGGGCACGCCGCAGCTCACACATCACATGCACGGGGGGCACGGGGCACGGTGAAAAAATATGGAGGGTGACGAGACGTGAGTTGCAGGTAATCCCATGTGGTACAGAATTCTGGTTTTTCGTCCGCAACTCGTGGAATTTCTATCGAGTTTC
The nucleotide sequence above comes from Phragmites australis chromosome 4, lpPhrAust1.1, whole genome shotgun sequence. Encoded proteins:
- the LOC133915832 gene encoding UDP-glycosyltransferase 91C1-like isoform X1 encodes the protein MDAGSSSSPPLRIVIFPWLAFGHLHPYLELAERLASRGHRVSFVSTPRNIARLPPLRPAAAPRVDLVALTLPHVDGLPDGAESTNNVASDKFVLLFKAFDGLAAPFAEFLGAACADDGRRPDWIIVDSFHHWVATAAVEHKVPCAMLLPTAALLAAVASRSSEPSVEERPAAVPRYELEQMARVHTNHCAQGMSIAQRYSLTLERCTLTAMRSCLEWEPESFPLVAAILGKPLVPLGLLPPSPDGGRGASMGGEDATVRWLDAQPPKSVVYIALGSEVPLRMEQVHELALGLELAGTRFLWALRKPGGVPDTDILPPGFQERTHGHGFVTMGWVPQISILAHGAVGAFLTHCGRNSLIEGLLFGHPLIMLPIFGDQGPNARQMEGKKVGLQVKRDENDGSFDRDGVASAVRAVMLEEEARGVFVANALKVQEIVADEELHESISISMDGMVWLAAMQCAVSGLFFCFSIRSMLPIRMK
- the LOC133915832 gene encoding UDP-glycosyltransferase 91C1-like isoform X2, which gives rise to MDAGSSSSPPLRIVIFPWLAFGHLHPYLELAERLASRGHRVSFVSTPRNIARLPPLRPAAAPRVDLVALTLPHVDGLPDGAESTNNVASDKFVLLFKAFDGLAAPFAEFLGAACADDGRRPDWIIVDSFHHWVATAAVEHKVPCAMLLPTAALLAAVASRSSEPSVEERPAAVPRYELEQMARVHTNHCAQGMSIAQRYSLTLERCTLTAMRSCLEWEPESFPLVAAILGKPLVPLGLLPPSPDGGRGASMGGEDATVRWLDAQPPKSVVYIALGSEVPLRMEQVHELALGLELAGTRFLWALRKPGGVPDTDILPPGFQERTHGHGFVTMGWVPQISILAHGAVGAFLTHCGRNSLIEGLLFGHPLIMLPIFGDQGPNARQMEGKKVGLQVKRDENDGSFDRDGVASAVRAVMLEEEARGVFVANALKVQEIVADEELHERSMLPIRMK